In Chelonia mydas isolate rCheMyd1 chromosome 7, rCheMyd1.pri.v2, whole genome shotgun sequence, the sequence GGACGATAGCATGTTTCGTCGGAGTCACGTTGTCCGTCAGAGGAAAAAAGCATCCCCCTTTGCATTCAAATGCATCGTAATCTTTGGGCGCAATGATCCAGGAATCCCAGCCGATGTCTTTGAAGTTCACACGGAGGGAGGTTCTCCGGCAGTGGTTCGTACCAGTGCTTCTCTTGCTTCTTGATGAAGGCTGGTGGAGTCCAGTGACGGATAAGgatttctcctctgcctcctcttcctcttcgGGCAAAGTGCTGTTCTTTGCTAACTTCTTTAGCACGCTCTCCTGCTCATGAACAATCATCTCCCGGAGCTCCACTCTGGTCTCCTTGGTCCCATTGCTTCGGTCATTGGAGAACACTATTAACAAGGGCAGATTTTTAGTGTCGGGCATAACACTGATGTCCAGCTTCCCACAAGCGAAGTCACCCAGGGTTTTCCTCTCAACAACAACCTCAAGCTTGTTTTTAGTCTTTGATTTGTCTGCCCTGACCCATCTTTTCACAGCACTGGACACCTCAAACATTTCCCATCCACATTCCTGGATATCTTGGGAGGCAAGGAATGAGTTGGTGCCTTCTGGATTTTCCCAGAGGTCTCCATCCAGAACATCATAAATTACCATGTTGCCTTCCAGTCTAGAGAGAGGCCCAATGTCCCTATTACAGGATATGTGGATTCTCAGCTCAGCCCTGGTGACGTCTTCGTGCCGTGGGATAGAGACGTTGAAGAGCAAGATGTGTTTCTGGAATGGGTTTTCTTCCGGGGAAACCAGAGAAACAACATCTGCAACAGGAAATTAAGAAAAGCTGTCACCCTGCCTCCTATAAGAGAGGCTAATCCAATGAGGAGGACGAAAGCACTTAGCAAGCTGCATACTATATTTCAGAAGAAATGCCCACCCTCTACTAGGAGCTGCTGGGAGTGAAGTTACACCATGGCCACTAGCATTAAATTAAACGGACTGGCTTCACTTCAGAGTTATGGGTTAAAAACCCAGATGGCGGTTCCTAATGGTGGCAACTCCACCGGGGATCAAGTTGCGGTGGTCCACAATAACCACACCTTCAATTACACTCTGTATGTGCGTGCATGAGTGTGGCATGCTCACACATAAGAAGCCTGCACTGCCTCAAAAGTAGATGGTGTTGGCTTATAATGGGGACatgactggggaggggagaggggggttgtGAATGTAATGGCTTCCCATAGAGGCTCTGCCATGTGGCCTTCCTAAAGAGCACTGGCAGGAATTAAAGCTGTAAGCATCCAAGGAGGTTTATAATACAAATTCCACTGCCATTACTCTGCCCTGGGGTGAATTCCCCTTCCAATGGAGAGGGATTCTCAGGTGTAGGGAGCTGTAATTTATATCTCTAGTTTATGACCCCCTGGGCCAACTTAGCTGAGTTCCCCAATACAGCTAGCGCAAAAATCATCTTGCACTGGGGAAGAATTAGAGAAGACAATCAATCCTTTAAAAGTCTGAATTAGAAGCTCCAGGTTCTGGCTAGCTTGGTGGCTCAGCAATCAGATATGGAACCTTTCACCTCTAAGTCTATGGTTCAGGTCCAGCCCAGATTGGTAgggcctgatattcagaggtAAATAGAGCACCTGTAATTCCTGCTCAAGTCCATGGGAGCTGGAGGTGCTAGGAATGTCTGGAAGATCAGGCTGGTTGTGCTTTGGTAAGTTACCCCCAGCTGATGGCTGTTTACTGGTCTATATGAGTGGATGGGTGTCAGTCCAGTTTCTAATGGACAAGTGTCCACCTTGCCAAAAGCATCTTCACAATGGCCAGAGGAGCAGAGGACGTGTCCCTGGAGACTGCACTCTATAAGGGTCCTTCTGCATTGGGGTTGGGTATGGCTGTGGGGGAACGTGGAGATGGCTGTGGTGCTGTTTGTGCTGTGTCTAGTCTGTAAATAAATGGAAGCTTGGATTCTTCTTGGCTGGTTCCTTttgccagcactaaattcacttaaaacaCTTGCACCCCCCGCTTTTATTGCTTCTTTTGATGCGGCTTTTAAAATCTTTGAGTTGTATGTTATCTTAGATGGATGCAGTGCTtagtttgtaatgaaagaggtgccggggctcaagaaaatttttttacattcataactgatgcagcaagcctagaagtgctggggctcagccctggcaagccctggcacaaattaagcactggatggATGGATATTTTACTGATGGGCTTAACTGagctgggcctgaaccaaaaccccaaatcCAAACACTCCAGAACTCTGAGGGCAAGGGCTGGTGTTCATAACTGAACTCTGGAGCCATATTTCCTGCTCAGCTCCTCTCTTTATAAAGGGCTGGAGCAACATCCTGGAGCCAAACATCCTCAAATATTCCAAAATCTAGACCCAAATTGTGCAGCTCAGCTCAAAATCTCTAGCTTTGAGAAACAAATGCTGGGTTACCAAGTTGTGGTGACTCAACTGAATCAGTATGAGAAGAAAGGGGAGATGGTCTGATGAGAAATCAAAGAAAAGGATTTAAGACCttgaaaattataataaaatggGGAGCGGTGGAAAGGATAATAAAACAGAgtatggctgggattttcaaagaaacgTAAGGGAATTAAGCTCCCAACTCcctttgaatttcaatgggatttgaaacTGACTCTCATGCTTCTCTTAAAACCCCAGCCTATATTCTTAAAACATCTCATACCTTCAGTACTGAAGCTCCGCACAATATTGGATGCAGGGATGGAAGACTTGTCCTTGGCATATCTGTTGTACAGGTCAATCATGAATTGTGGTGGCTCCTCTCTAGACCTCTCTTGCGAAGGGACACCCGATAAGTTCAAACTCCTCAGGAAATCCGCTTTCATGTTTTCCAGGAAGGTTTTAAAGTTGAAATGGGTCTCACCCTCCACCTCTCCGGGATCACCAAAGGATTTATCAGAGTTCTCCATAGCTGATAATTTGCCCCAGGCTTCCAAGGGCTTGCCTCTTGCCAAACAAGTGATGATGTTGAAAACAGACAATGCAGCCATCACCCCAAAATAGTGCATATTTCATATGTTCACTTTCcaatggaggagggggaaaaaagacagggATATTCCAGTTGATTAGAGCTCTCCTTTCATTTAGAGGCAGAAGAAAGGGAAACAGAAGGCGAACAACTGGAGTGTCCTTTGCAAAACACTTTCTTGAGCTCTCTTGCAGTCTGTTGCAAACCCCAGCCTCTTGTCAGTTGTCAAGCAGATTGGTTGTACACTTGCCCTTATCTCAGCCATTGATGCCATGCTTCAGCTTCTGTTATCTAGCAAAGCTCTTAGTTAATGAAGATTctataaacatctgaaaaaacACATGTGGCTGGACACTGTATACTGTAAAGAATTCACATTTCACTTCAGG encodes:
- the GDF2 gene encoding growth/differentiation factor 2, translating into MHYFGVMAALSVFNIITCLARGKPLEAWGKLSAMENSDKSFGDPGEVEGETHFNFKTFLENMKADFLRSLNLSGVPSQERSREEPPQFMIDLYNRYAKDKSSIPASNIVRSFSTEDVVSLVSPEENPFQKHILLFNVSIPRHEDVTRAELRIHISCNRDIGPLSRLEGNMVIYDVLDGDLWENPEGTNSFLASQDIQECGWEMFEVSSAVKRWVRADKSKTKNKLEVVVERKTLGDFACGKLDISVMPDTKNLPLLIVFSNDRSNGTKETRVELREMIVHEQESVLKKLAKNSTLPEEEEEAEEKSLSVTGLHQPSSRSKRSTGTNHCRRTSLRVNFKDIGWDSWIIAPKDYDAFECKGGCFFPLTDNVTPTKHAIVQTLVHLKNPKKAAKACCVPTKLDSISILYTDDAGVPTLKYNYEGMKVAECGCR